A window of Drosophila santomea strain STO CAGO 1482 chromosome X, Prin_Dsan_1.1, whole genome shotgun sequence genomic DNA:
ACGATGACAACGATGCGGCTTCAAAGCAAGCTGATTCCGGCATTGGAGAGCCAGCGCCATCGCCTTCCGTCACTCCCGAACCAGAGGCGGAGAAATCACAGCAGGAATCGAGCTCCGAGGACGATGAGGCCATCAAGGTGTACAATTTCAAGCTGTGCCAGACATCCAAGAAGCCTGAACCAACGACAACCAGTCTGGCGGAACCTGCAGCTCTGACCGCCCAGGAGTGCGAGGAAGTGGATATCCAACACGTGGAGCAGCCGGCGAGCATAACAAATGGAAATCTGGCCACTCCCGGTAGTGAAAGCTCGATCACCTCGTGGAACTACTCGGTGCCCATCTCTCCGCCACCCGACTTCTCCGATCAGCAAATGCAGAAACGCAATGCTGGTTCGGTAAGTCCTGGCTCGCCGCTGGACGAGATCGTGGATGAGCTGGCCACCATAATCAACCAACAGCGCCTGGACACGTTGATTAAGAAACAACCCGATCCCCAGCTGGCTGAAATCGAATCGGCCAAACCAAATCGATTGGCCAACTTCAGCATAACTACGGCAAAAAGTACGACCAGAATTGGACGAGCTGACTCCTTTCAGGCAGGCGGCGAGACGGAGGTAACCGCGCCTGGAAGAGCTCTAAGTCATCGCAGCTCCTCGCACGTCTCGCTAAACAAGCTGGAGCAGAATGGCAATGGTTTGGGCCAGAGACGCTCCTCCAGTGAGTTGAGCATTGGTGAATCACCCTCATTGCAAAGTCCGGAGGTGATCAAGACCATCTTGAACTCCAGAAAGAACAGTTTGGCTGAAGGCGGAGGCAGTGCAGCTACGCCTGTTACAGACCAACCAAAGATCATTAAGGCGCTGGAGAGCATGGCCAAAGAACAATCATCAGTGGATGGTGTAACAGTCATCAGCTCCTCTCGTACCCACGTCACCCACGTACCACAGTCACCCACGTCTGTACCGAAAAATTCGAATCCTGATGTTGTGCAAATCACATCGCCTGCTGTCAAAGCTGTGCAGGAAGCCTATCCATCCTCACCCGTACTGCAGAAGTCATCGCCTGTACTGCAGAAGTCATCGCCTGCAGTGCCAGACCAGCGATCTTCGTCAGTTGAAGGGCCATCGTTACCGCCTGCTGTGAAGCCTGTCGAGGAGCAAGCTACTTCGTTGCCTCCAAAGGAGACAGCCGTTCAGAAAGAATCGCCGCCACCTGTGGCCAAGAAGGAGGTACCTCTTCCTGTGGCCAAGAAGGAATCACCTCTTCCCGTGTCAAAGATGTCTCCGCCAGCTGCCAAGAAGCTGCCAGAGCCCACCCCAACAGTTCAAGCAGTCAAGGAGGAATCCGCAACCAATGCCCAAAACGCCCAACCGACGATAACTCCGCCAAATACCCCAGCCACGCCAGTCAGTCCGGTTAACTTGCGAAACGCCAATGAGAAGGCCGTGGTGGAGAATGAATCAAGTCAGCGGATTGAACCAGCTCCGAGCTCCAAGCCGCTGCCAACCACATATCGGTATTCCGGACCACCGAGCATTAATTTCGCCACCTGGAGCGAACGACCCAAATCGACAGTGGCCATTAAGAACGAAGGCGACTACATCTTTGGCGGCGCAGGCAAGTCGCAACAGGTGACTTCACCGCCTACCAAGCTCACCATCGAAGTGGCTTCACCCATTCTAAGAATGGGTATTCCCCAGCGAAAGGAATACCACGTTCCCATTACGGTTAAGCCACTCATAGATGAGATCTTGGAAAAtcaacagcaggagcagaaggagaagCCGCAGGTCCAGCAGCTAAAGGAGCAAGATATCGTAGAGGAAACCTTTTCAGTTCAAGTAAAGCTTAAGACGCCGGTAAAACCTGTGGAAAAACGCATCGAAAATCGCATAGATCAACTGGCACAGGTCCAAAATCCACTTCAAAACCATTCCTCCACATTACCGCGTCCAGCCAAAAGCAATCGCTTCACTCTACCCGCTGCCAAAGCCAACCAGGTGGCTAACAACTTGGCCATGAACTCCCTGCCACGCCCCGTTTCCAGTTTGGAGAGGAACAAACCACCGCCGGTGGAAGCCAGTCCTGCACCAGCTCCCTTTGGCCAGAATACTCTGCGCCGCACCGGGTTCAAGGAGCGTATGTTGGCCAAGGAACAGCAGGAACACGAGCAGGCCCTGAGAATAAGGGTGTCCGTAAACGGAAGCACTCCATCTGCAGCTGCCGCGCCCAAGTCCCCGCCAGAAAGCAAACCAGCACCGCCGGCGAAAAGTGCGAACGTGGCCTTGAGGTCCACCAAAGTGGAGCTAAAGCTCCAGGAGCCGGAAACCAAGCCGGTGAGCCTTCAGGTCAAACTCAAGCCCACATTGCAGCCAGTGGCCACGCcctcgccgccgccgccgcctcccgTACAAGTGGTTCCGGCTCTGAAGCCCGTGAAAAGCAACGGTGGACGCAGTGGTCCCACCACGCCGGATCAGCGCTCCCAACTGATGGACGCGATACGGAATTTCAAACGCGAGGAGCTCAACCGATCCTGagttttcataaataaactGAGGAAATCAACT
This region includes:
- the LOC120456840 gene encoding proteoglycan 4; translated protein: MSSMKGGFSTLNRWFGRKKDKSGTGSSSMGKLSKSSTQLHHLSTDTDLNETSQLEYNRITPVPAATSNAPFEQTFRITVLLPKDQLFVARLGARVPLSKLLSLVCDNKQLDADKYEFRSPVDASQVYSCESTIGTVGLSEIRLCHKSESYDNFNPDVMHKFQRTGVARDSLSSSSDFSSSRHSKVTAKTPSPYSSSNSLNSMDSTGMNYTRTPVVVPPAKVLAPPPRKKRAAPRPPSQICIPEQSVPDIPAASLKSEPAYAVIVKRPQLCMSTPNLSGAVELDCNGNSSKSPDEDSTDGHYATLELKPPIAGGPEPTPRKRLLQIKKKTAPAPPPDFQSGGDNISLASLPEPVTPTPNIPQPAPRITTPLPIAPTANPPLPSQPQVNGIGSPNGNVSKVLLNRTPTPEPRSLGSATEDDDNDAASKQADSGIGEPAPSPSVTPEPEAEKSQQESSSEDDEAIKVYNFKLCQTSKKPEPTTTSLAEPAALTAQECEEVDIQHVEQPASITNGNLATPGSESSITSWNYSVPISPPPDFSDQQMQKRNAGSVSPGSPLDEIVDELATIINQQRLDTLIKKQPDPQLAEIESAKPNRLANFSITTAKSTTRIGRADSFQAGGETEVTAPGRALSHRSSSHVSLNKLEQNGNGLGQRRSSSELSIGESPSLQSPEVIKTILNSRKNSLAEGGGSAATPVTDQPKIIKALESMAKEQSSVDGVTVISSSRTHVTHVPQSPTSVPKNSNPDVVQITSPAVKAVQEAYPSSPVLQKSSPVLQKSSPAVPDQRSSSVEGPSLPPAVKPVEEQATSLPPKETAVQKESPPPVAKKEVPLPVAKKESPLPVSKMSPPAAKKLPEPTPTVQAVKEESATNAQNAQPTITPPNTPATPVSPVNLRNANEKAVVENESSQRIEPAPSSKPLPTTYRYSGPPSINFATWSERPKSTVAIKNEGDYIFGGAGKSQQVTSPPTKLTIEVASPILRMGIPQRKEYHVPITVKPLIDEILENQQQEQKEKPQVQQLKEQDIVEETFSVQVKLKTPVKPVEKRIENRIDQLAQVQNPLQNHSSTLPRPAKSNRFTLPAAKANQVANNLAMNSLPRPVSSLERNKPPPVEASPAPAPFGQNTLRRTGFKERMLAKEQQEHEQALRIRVSVNGSTPSAAAAPKSPPESKPAPPAKSANVALRSTKVELKLQEPETKPVSLQVKLKPTLQPVATPSPPPPPPVQVVPALKPVKSNGGRSGPTTPDQRSQLMDAIRNFKREELNRS